CAGCGTTGAGAAAGGAATTGCCCGAGGGCTATCCCTGCGCATGGATCACGGCACCCAGTACCTCTCAGACCATTTTCAGAACCAGATCAAGTTCTGGGGGATCACTCCCAGCTTTGCCTTTGTTGCCGAACCCCAGACCAATGGAGTTGCCGAACGGTTCAACCGCACCTTGAAAGAGCAGGCCATCTATGGCCGGGTTTTCCGTAACATCACCGACGTTCGCGAAGCCGTGATGACCTTCGTGGAGCTTTACAACAGCGAATGGCGTGTTGAGAAAAACGGCTTCAGATCACCCGATGAAATCCGTCAGGCGGCGTAAGCTAAACTTGTGTCCAGGGAACCGGTTCCGCTACACATGCACCCCATTATTGGCCAGGCTGGTATTCGACAGATTGGGCAGAACCACCAGATTGCGGGTGATAATGCCGGCCTCACGCAGCTTGGCCACGCCATTGAGTTGACTGCGACTGAGAACCTGGTGGCACAGGTGCATGTAGGCGTGCTTGTCTTCGCCGCAGTCCCAGCCCGACAGGCAGGGACTCATGAACAG
The Desulfuromonas thiophila genome window above contains:
- a CDS encoding integrase core domain-containing protein, which translates into the protein SVEKGIARGLSLRMDHGTQYLSDHFQNQIKFWGITPSFAFVAEPQTNGVAERFNRTLKEQAIYGRVFRNITDVREAVMTFVELYNSEWRVEKNGFRSPDEIRQAA